One genomic window of Arachis hypogaea cultivar Tifrunner chromosome 8, arahy.Tifrunner.gnm2.J5K5, whole genome shotgun sequence includes the following:
- the LOC112706162 gene encoding uncharacterized protein yields MLKPREGKPPQSADLLVCFPSRSHLPLMPKPICSPARPSDHNKRRHHRRKRSISMLAAGGQGGSPSLDVAEPTSPKVTCAGQIKVRHKNTRTTACRSWQSVMEEIEKIHNRRKQRNHLGFKKEVMQFLTCLRSIRFDFRCFGSFPGTDIVTSDDDEEEEEEEEEEEEDVEDEEGEESSQRKESGDREEEEGSRTVFSKWFMVVQEHQSSSSVDEEKEKKNVVMAHDDDDDESVTVVPPRNALLLMRCRSAPAKSWVKRENEEEGKGKEKVEVVRGQSLKSLMEEEKRIIKTEQDNNKNKNKKALVMRYESAADWISSDIAKETWIVGGLRETLLKARSCKR; encoded by the coding sequence ATGTTGAAGCCAAGAGAAGGAAAACCGCCACAATCTGCAGATCTTCTTGTATGTTTCCCTTCAAGATCCCATCTCCCTCTAATGCCTAAGCCTATTTGCAGCCCTGCCAGACCTTCCGATCACAACAAACGCCGCCACCACCGCCGCAAGAGATCAATCTCCATGCTTGCTGCTGGAGGACAAGGTGGTAGCCCTTCCCTTGACGTTGCGGAACCCACCTCCCCCAAGGTCACTTGCGCCGGTCAGATCAAGGTTCGCCACAAGAACACCCGCACCACCGCTTGCCGGAGCTGGCAGTCGGTCATGGAGGAGATAGAGAAGATCCACAACCGCAGGAAGCAGAGGAATCATCTTGGTTTCAAGAAGGAGGTAATGCAGTTCTTGACTTGCTTGAGAAGCATCAGGTTCGATTTCAGATGCTTTGGATCATTCCCCGGAACCGATATAGTAACCTCCGACgacgacgaagaagaagaagaagaagaagaagaagaagaggaagacgtcgAAGACGAGGAAGGAGAAGAGAGTAGCCAGAGAAAAGAGAGTGGTgatcgagaagaagaagaaggttcaAGAACCGTGTTTTCGAAATGGTTCATGGTGGTACAAGAGCATCAAAGTAGTAGTAGTGTtgatgaggagaaagagaagaagaacgtAGTAATGgcacatgatgatgatgatgatgaatcggTTACAGTGGTTCCTCCTCGGAACGCGTTGCTGCTGATGCGGTGTAGGTCTGCTCCGGCGAAGAGTTGGGTGAAGagagagaatgaagaagaaggaaaaggaaaagagaaagtggAGGTGGTGAGAGGGCAGAGTTTGAAGTCGTTAATGGAGGAAGAaaagagaataataaaaacagaaCAAGAtaataacaagaacaagaacaagaaggcGTTGGTGATGAGATACGAGAGTGCAGCTGATTGGATTTCATCGGATATTGCTAAAGAGACATGGATTGTTGGTGGCTTAAGAGAAACATTATTAAAGGCTCGAAGCTGTAAGAGATGa
- the LOC112706163 gene encoding inactive TPR repeat-containing thioredoxin TTL3, which translates to MAGKGKNNNNKVDVDFGCGLVGRILQLKSNNRLRKSSVHSLPLKASNNKGQQRDHKVENESNKPQIHESKTPSPRNSFTETFHTLNDDHKQARKSTSAYRNSQNRRPSDAARSSTSSSSGNSEKQHREAIGNSLQLARINTNSHHQKENLSRSPVKDFSPLKLTGNLIVNNSPRTSVSKSMESTPKSKELNPMSSSYYNNASRGGLMGNIMRRNNDEFAAQFRSPRNNNGVDPELLKGMGNEAYKQGRFEEALTLYDRAIAIDSNKATYHCNKSAALIALGRLLEAIMECEEAIKLDPSYGRAHNRLATIYFRLGEAEKALTCNQAASDDDSVLAFQAQALEDHLNKCTEARKVKDWKTIIKETQSAISLGADSAPKIYALQTEALLKLLRHKEAHATYEKVPKFDRDWCNKLFGPVCRAYVLMIGVQVYLAAGRFEDAMTASQQAAKLDPSNSEVNAVLRRARAATSARMSGNLLFKASKFTEACAVYNEGLEHDPNNPVLLCNRAACRSKLGQFEKAIEDCNAALLVQPSYSKARLRRADCNAKLEHWEAAIEDYEVLIREKPGDEEVARALFEAQLQLKLLRGEDIKDLKFGSNLVFISSNDRFQHYVTSPGMSVVLFCNKATNKNVLLVLEQTCKRFPSVNFLKVEIEDHPYLAKSEDVNSVPAFKIYKNGSRVKEIPGNNHQLLEKSVKLYSS; encoded by the exons ATGGCAGGGAAGggtaagaacaacaacaacaaggtgGATGTTGACTTTGGTTGTGGTTTGGTTGGGAGAATTCTCCAACTTAAAAGCAACAATAGGCTGAGAAAATCATCAGTTCATTCATTACCCTTGAAAGCAAGCAACAACAAAGGACAGCAGAGAGATCATAAGGTGGAAAACGAATCCAACAAGCCTCAAATTCATGAATCAAAGACTCCAAGTCCAAGAAACAGCTTCACTGAGACCTTTCACACATTGAATGATGATCATAAACAAGCCAGAAAGAGCACCTCTGCCTACCGAAACAGCCAGAATCGAAGACCTTCAGATGCTGCAAGAagctcaacatcatcatcatctggtAACTCAGAGAAGCAACACAGAGAAGCCATTGGTAATTCTCTGCAACTTGCTAGGATCAACACTAATAGTCACCACCAAAAAGAAAACTTGAGCAGGTCCCCAGTCAAAGATTTTAGTCCCTTGAAACTCACTGGAAACTTGATAGTTAACAATAGCCCAAGAACCAGTGTATCCAAGAGCATGGAAAGTACTCCCAAGAGTAAAGAGTTAAACCCCATGTCAAGTTCTTATTATAACAATGCAAGCAGAGGAGGACTAATGGGGAATATAATGAGAAGGAACAATGATGAGTTTGCAGCTCAGTTTCGGAGTCCAAGGAATAATAATGGAGTAGACCCTGAGTTGTTGAAGGGAATGGGAAATGAAGCATACAAGCAGGGAAGGTTTGAAGAGGCTCTGACCTTGTATGACAGAGCAATTGCTATTGACTCCAACAAGGCTACATATCATTGCAATAAGAGTGCAGCTTTGATCGCATTGGGACGGCTTCTTGAAGCAATCATGGAGTGTGAGGAAGCTATCAAGTTAGACCCTTCTTATGGCAGGGCTCACAACCGTTTGGCAACAATATATTTCAG GCTTGGAGAAGCAGAAAAGGCACTAACTTGTAATCAGGCAGCTTCAGATGATGATTCGGTTCTTGCTTTTCAAGCTCAGGCTCTTGAAGACCACCTTAACAAATGCACTGAAGCTAGGAAAGTCAAAGATTGGAAAACTATAATAAAGGAAACACAGTCCGCAATATCGTTAGGAGCCGATTCAGCTCCAAAG ATCTATGCTTTACAAACCGAAGCCTTGTTGAAGCTCCTAAGACATAAAGAGGCACATGCCACTTATGAGAAAGTGCCAAAATTTGACCGTGATTGGTGTAACAAATTATTTGGACCGGTTTGTAGAGCTTATGTTTTGATGATAGGCGTACAAGTTTACTTGGCAGCCGGCAG GTTTGAGGATGCTATGACTGCATCTCAGCAAGCAGCCAAATTAGATCCAAGCAACAGTGAGGTGAATGCAGTGTTAAGGAGGGCAAGAGCAGCAACATCAGCCAGAATGagtggtaacttgctcttcaaggCATCAAAATTCACTGAAGCATGTGCGGTGTACAACGAAGGACTCGAGCATGATCCCAACAACCCAGTGCTGCTATGCAACAGGGCAGCGTGCCGTTCTAAACTAGGCCAATTTGAGAAAGCAATTGAAGATTGTAATGCAGCCCTTTTGGTTCAGCCTAGCTATAGCAAGGCAAGGTTGAGGAGAGCTGATTGCAATGCCAAG TTAGAACACTGGGAAGCTGCGATTGAAGACTATGAAGTGCTCATAAGAGAGAAGCCAGGGGATGAAGAGGTGGCCAGGGCTCTGTTTGAGGCCCAGCTCCAACTCAAGCTCCTGCGCGGTGAAGATATCAAAGACTTGAAATTTGGttcgaatttggttttcatctcgaGCAATGATCGGTTCCAACATTATGTAACCTCTCCTG GTATGTCTGTGGTGCTATTTTGCAACAAGGCAACCAATAAAAATGTACTGTTGGTGTTAGAGCAAACCTGCAAGAGATTTCCATCAGTTAATTTTCTTAAG GTGGAGATTGAAGATCACCCATACTTGGCAAAATCAGAAGATGTGAACTCTGTACCAGCCTTCAAAATATACAAGAATGGATCAAGGGTCAAAGAAATTCCGGGAAACAACCACCAGTTGTTGGAAAAATCAGTTAAACTATATAGCAGCTGA